The genomic region GCATTCACGAAGCCTAATACCGCTGCACCAATGATTGAAGCCGAGACACTATCTACGACTAAACCCGGAACAATTTTGGCAGTAATCAGCAGCGCGATCGCGGTTGCAATCCAAGTAATTAGAAATTGTGGCATAACGTTTCCTCTATGGAGTACCATGCAATCTTAATTTTAGCCCTTCTGTTGGCAATGCTTCGCCTAACGTAGGAAGGATAACTCTGTGCGTGACCATTTCACTCTCTCAAGACGAGGCATTCAATTGCAAGACTCAACTCAAAGCATTACGATGATTCGTAAGTGTTGTTAAATCCAGAATTTAACGAGTTCCATCTCACTTGCTATTTTCAGGGAACCAAAGCAAGGAAAAGTTAAACAATTCAGCCAGCTAACTTCATTTAATATTGACGAACAGGCGATCATAAATATGAATGATACTTACTCAAAAAAGGTCGTGATTGTCGGCGGCGGTCCTGCCGGCTTAGGGACAGCTTTAATGTTAGCCCAAAGAGGCTGGAAAGACATTACTGTAATTGAAAAAAGACCCACTGCAAATTATTATGAACCCGATAAATCTTTTAGTTATCAAATTGATGGGCGCGGACAAAAACTAACTGATTTACTCAATATAACCTCTAAACTTGCTGACTTGAGTGTCCCAAACACTGACTTTTATTTTACGCTGATCAAAAAAGACGGCACTCGCAAAACCAGTAAGCTACCAATTGCTGACCCAGAACGCAAAACTGCTTATTGGTTACCGAGAGCATCCTTTGTGCAATTACTATACGAAGAAATTCAAGAACATTGGCAAGAATCAATTGAAATTTTATTCCAAACAGAATGTTTAGCGATCAAACAACATGAAACTTATTTAGAAGTTGTTACCCAGTCTCAAGATTTAGAACAAGCAACATTTATCCCAACTCTGCTGGTTGGTTGTGATGGTTTAAATTCAATTGTGCGTCAAACCCTTGATCAAATCGATGATCAATCTCATGCCTTTGCAATGCAAAAATTTCCTTCTTCGAGTGCTGGTTTAAAATATAAAGTGCTGATGTTCCCGCCGCAATTTCCTTTATCTGAACAAGAGGGTGATGTTGCAGAATCAACGATGGCTTATGGGATCCGATCTGCCTTTAAAGACCGGAAAAAATCATTTTCTTTAGGATTATTACCTTTAAAAGATTCTAATCAACCCCGAACTGCCAATATTATTCGATATCCTGATCATTATATTTGGCAGCTAGAAACTGAAGAAGAATTGGAAAATTTTTTAAAGGAAGCCTTTCCGCAGTTACCGCTGGATAAAATCATCTCTGCTGAAGAAATGGCTCGATTTCTTTCCAGTAAGGGAGGACAATTTCCCATCCCTCAATATTGTTCAGGATTGTATAAAATCTTAGGCAAACCGGACAATAACCAAGGGACAGCTGTCATTTTATTGGGGGATGCTGTGCATTGTTTTCCGCCTGATATTGGGCAAGGC from Cyanobacteria bacterium GSL.Bin1 harbors:
- a CDS encoding FAD-dependent oxidoreductase; the protein is MNDTYSKKVVIVGGGPAGLGTALMLAQRGWKDITVIEKRPTANYYEPDKSFSYQIDGRGQKLTDLLNITSKLADLSVPNTDFYFTLIKKDGTRKTSKLPIADPERKTAYWLPRASFVQLLYEEIQEHWQESIEILFQTECLAIKQHETYLEVVTQSQDLEQATFIPTLLVGCDGLNSIVRQTLDQIDDQSHAFAMQKFPSSSAGLKYKVLMFPPQFPLSEQEGDVAESTMAYGIRSAFKDRKKSFSLGLLPLKDSNQPRTANIIRYPDHYIWQLETEEELENFLKEAFPQLPLDKIISAEEMARFLSSKGGQFPIPQYCSGLYKILGKPDNNQGTAVILLGDAVHCFPPDIGQGVNAALEDSYIFHEILEETNDHLSQALPRYQTQREPDVKALIRLVQISYPW